From one Staphylococcus kloosii genomic stretch:
- a CDS encoding dihydrolipoamide acetyltransferase family protein: MAFEFKLPDIGEGIHEGEIVKWFVKAGDQIEEDDVLAEVQNDKSVVEIPSPVSGTVEEVLVDEGTVAVVGDTIVKIDAPDAEEMTFKGSDSDESASQSSESSDDSKEEAATETKSASTQEEDVDDNKRVKAMPSVRKYARENGVNIKAVSATGKNGRITKEDIDAHLNGGQVASESTEAQGTEESASAAQSAPTATEGEFPETTEKIPAMRKAIAKAMVNSKHTAPHVTLMDEIDVQDLWDHRKKFKEIAAEQGTKLTFLPYVVKALVSALKKYPALNTSFNEEAGEIVHKHYWNIGIAADTDRGLLVPVVKNADRKSIFQISDEINELAVKARDGKLTSDEMKGATCTISNIGSAGGQWFTPVINHPEVAILGIGRIAQKPIVKDGEIVAAPVLSLSLSFDHRQIDGATGQNAMNHIKRLLNNPELLLMEG, encoded by the coding sequence GTGGCATTTGAATTTAAATTACCCGACATTGGTGAAGGTATCCACGAAGGCGAAATCGTAAAATGGTTTGTTAAAGCTGGAGATCAAATCGAAGAAGACGATGTATTAGCAGAAGTACAAAATGATAAATCAGTTGTTGAAATTCCATCACCTGTAAGCGGTACAGTTGAAGAAGTATTAGTAGACGAAGGTACAGTTGCAGTAGTTGGTGACACAATTGTTAAAATCGATGCGCCTGACGCTGAAGAAATGACTTTCAAAGGTAGCGATAGCGATGAAAGTGCTTCACAATCATCAGAATCATCTGACGATAGTAAAGAAGAAGCTGCTACTGAAACTAAATCAGCATCTACTCAAGAAGAAGATGTAGATGACAACAAACGAGTTAAAGCGATGCCATCTGTACGTAAATACGCACGTGAAAATGGCGTTAACATTAAAGCAGTATCAGCTACTGGTAAAAATGGTCGCATAACTAAAGAAGATATCGATGCTCACTTAAACGGTGGACAAGTTGCCTCTGAAAGCACTGAAGCTCAGGGTACTGAAGAATCTGCAAGTGCAGCACAATCAGCACCAACAGCTACTGAAGGTGAGTTCCCAGAAACTACAGAAAAAATCCCAGCTATGCGTAAAGCGATTGCTAAAGCAATGGTTAACTCTAAGCATACTGCACCTCACGTAACATTAATGGACGAAATTGATGTTCAAGATTTATGGGATCACCGTAAGAAATTCAAAGAAATTGCTGCTGAACAAGGTACTAAATTAACTTTCTTACCTTATGTTGTTAAAGCATTAGTTTCTGCATTGAAAAAATATCCAGCATTAAATACTTCATTTAATGAAGAAGCTGGCGAAATTGTACACAAACACTATTGGAACATTGGTATTGCGGCTGATACTGACAGAGGCTTATTAGTACCTGTTGTTAAAAATGCTGACCGTAAATCTATTTTCCAAATTTCTGATGAAATTAATGAACTAGCTGTTAAAGCTCGTGATGGTAAATTAACTTCTGACGAAATGAAAGGTGCTACTTGTACAATTAGTAATATCGGTTCAGCTGGTGGACAATGGTTCACTCCAGTAATTAATCACCCAGAAGTTGCTATCCTAGGAATTGGACGCATTGCACAAAAACCAATCGTTAAAGATGGTGAAATTGTGGCAGCGCCAGTATTATCATTATCATTAAGTTTCGACCACAGACAAATTGATGGTGCTACTGGACAAAATGCGATGAACCATATTAAACGATTATTAAATAATCCAGAATTATTATTAATGGAGGGGTAA
- a CDS encoding ABC transporter substrate-binding protein, whose translation MKRVLQLVIVAIVVGLLCLYISHKFTAKDKSKSGEKINVYNWGEYIDPALIKKFEKETGIKVVYETFDSNEAMEAKIRNGGTNYDVAFPSEYTVQKMKRENLLLPLDHQKIPNMKNLDKNYLDMPFDRNNKYSVPYFFGTVGIVYNKKAYPHDDFSSWQSLYKKKYANDILLVDGAREIMGLSLNKLGYSLNDNNPQHLNEAQQDLTHLEPQIKGVVGDEITMMLEQHEANVAVVWSGVAAPIVQDSNEFDYVVPKEGSNLWFDNMVIPKTAQNKKGAYKFMNFLLNERNNKQNTEWVGYATPNKAARNKLPNDVKNDKRFYPSKKEQHKLEVYQDLGKQTLSDYNERFLNFKMSLK comes from the coding sequence ATGAAACGCGTATTACAATTAGTTATTGTTGCTATCGTAGTTGGCTTGCTTTGCTTATACATTAGTCATAAGTTCACTGCGAAAGATAAATCAAAGAGTGGCGAAAAGATTAATGTCTATAATTGGGGTGAATATATCGACCCAGCACTTATTAAAAAGTTTGAAAAAGAGACGGGTATCAAAGTAGTATATGAAACTTTTGATTCAAATGAAGCTATGGAAGCAAAAATTCGTAACGGTGGAACAAATTACGACGTTGCCTTTCCAAGTGAATATACCGTTCAAAAAATGAAACGTGAAAATTTATTGTTACCGCTTGATCACCAAAAGATACCGAATATGAAAAATTTAGATAAAAATTATTTGGATATGCCTTTTGATAGAAATAATAAATATTCCGTACCATACTTTTTTGGAACGGTAGGTATCGTTTATAACAAAAAAGCATATCCACATGATGATTTTAGTTCTTGGCAAAGTCTTTACAAGAAAAAGTATGCAAATGATATACTGTTAGTAGATGGCGCACGAGAAATTATGGGTCTGTCGCTCAATAAATTAGGTTATAGTTTGAATGATAATAATCCACAACATCTAAATGAAGCACAACAAGATTTAACACATTTAGAGCCACAAATTAAAGGTGTCGTTGGAGATGAAATAACAATGATGTTAGAGCAACATGAAGCTAATGTAGCTGTTGTATGGAGTGGTGTGGCTGCACCAATTGTTCAAGATAGTAATGAATTTGATTACGTAGTACCTAAAGAGGGATCTAATCTATGGTTTGATAATATGGTTATTCCTAAGACAGCACAAAATAAAAAAGGCGCTTATAAATTTATGAATTTCTTATTAAATGAGCGCAACAACAAACAAAATACTGAATGGGTTGGATATGCAACACCAAATAAAGCAGCTAGAAATAAATTACCGAACGATGTTAAAAATGATAAACGATTCTATCCATCTAAAAAGGAACAACACAAATTAGAAGTTTATCAAGATTTAGGTAAACAAACGTTAAGCGATTATAACGAAAGATTTTTAAACTTCAAAATGTCATTAAAATAG
- the auxB gene encoding lipoteichoic acid stability factor AuxB, translated as MSGEQFTQVRRPVSRLTEKVLGWLSWIFLLLLTIATMFIALVSFSSDTSIQKLESSLNANEFAQQIFANNNLNTTQAVIWLQNGVWAIIVYLIICLLISFLALISMNIRILSGFLFLIATIVTLPLMVLFVPLIIPVLFIIVAIMMFARKDKVETVPAYYDNGYYERDAQSRHGYDREPEQNDYKQRKSNQEASYYQPADEPSTMRRNADESTTVDQQSTPSDEEETKDYNSLRRGGYSSEVARQVNGDPNAEEEPQVLSRQAKYNYKNKKQQEDEVPLEDENTEADYQRGPSQEELERQEAERQRQQEEEARRKQEEAEEKARLKQERAEEKSRIKQEKKELRKRMKEKRKQQPSAVNQRRMNYEERKKMTSHDDVETEKEVTDKTSDNQDTTTTDEKEK; from the coding sequence ATGTCAGGAGAGCAATTTACGCAAGTTAGACGTCCTGTAAGTCGATTAACAGAAAAAGTACTAGGATGGTTAAGTTGGATTTTCTTACTGCTTTTAACCATTGCTACAATGTTTATCGCACTCGTATCATTTAGTAGTGATACATCAATACAAAAACTTGAGAGTTCATTGAATGCGAATGAATTTGCACAACAAATTTTTGCCAATAACAATTTAAACACAACACAAGCAGTTATTTGGTTACAAAATGGAGTATGGGCGATTATAGTATATTTAATAATCTGTTTATTAATTTCGTTTTTAGCCCTAATTTCAATGAATATTAGAATTTTATCAGGATTCTTATTCTTAATTGCTACCATTGTTACTTTACCTTTAATGGTATTATTTGTTCCATTAATCATTCCTGTATTATTCATCATAGTTGCAATTATGATGTTTGCAAGAAAAGATAAGGTTGAAACAGTACCTGCATATTATGACAATGGATATTATGAAAGAGATGCTCAATCTAGACATGGTTATGATAGAGAACCAGAACAAAATGATTATAAACAACGTAAAAGTAATCAAGAAGCAAGCTATTATCAACCAGCTGATGAGCCAAGTACAATGCGTAGAAATGCTGATGAAAGTACTACAGTTGATCAACAAAGTACACCTTCAGATGAAGAAGAAACTAAAGATTATAATTCATTGCGTAGAGGTGGATATAGTTCTGAGGTAGCAAGACAAGTAAATGGTGATCCTAACGCTGAGGAAGAACCACAAGTTCTTTCAAGACAAGCTAAATACAATTATAAAAATAAAAAACAACAAGAGGATGAAGTTCCTCTAGAAGATGAAAATACTGAAGCGGATTACCAACGTGGACCTTCTCAAGAAGAGTTAGAACGTCAAGAAGCAGAGCGTCAACGACAGCAAGAAGAAGAGGCGAGACGTAAACAAGAAGAAGCTGAAGAAAAAGCACGTCTTAAACAAGAACGCGCCGAAGAAAAATCAAGAATCAAACAAGAGAAAAAAGAACTAAGAAAACGTATGAAAGAAAAACGTAAGCAACAACCAAGTGCTGTAAATCAACGTCGTATGAATTATGAAGAACGTAAGAAAATGACATCTCATGATGACGTAGAGACAGAAAAAGAAGTTACAGACAAAACTTCTGACAACCAAGATACTACAACTACAGACGAAAAAGAAAAATAA
- a CDS encoding Nramp family divalent metal transporter, whose protein sequence is MTERDNEKSLSEINNTVSINTDGKFSRKLLSFLGPGLLIAVGYMDPGNWITSMQGGAQFGYMLLFVILLSSLAAMLLQSMAVRLGIATNMDLAQATKHYLNKPFTYVFWIITELAIIATDIAEVIGSAIALYLLFDIPLLVGSIITVLDVFLLLFIMHFGFRKIEAIVGTLIFTVLIIFLFEVYIASPSVTHMLNGFVPQTEIITNNSALYIALGIIGATIMPHNLYLHSSIVQSRMYDRNDDKAKKNAVKFATLDSNIQLIIAFVINCLLLVLGAALFYGANTEQLGGFFDLYHALRTEPALGATMGAIMSTLFAVALLASGQNSTITGTMAGQIVMEGFINLKIPNWARRLITRGIAILPIIICLIVFKSNTEKVEQLLVFSQVFLSIALPFSLVPLQLATNDKKLMGIFKNKRWVNIISWCLIVILSILNVYLIVQTFQEL, encoded by the coding sequence ATGACAGAGAGAGATAATGAAAAAAGCCTAAGTGAAATTAATAATACAGTATCCATTAATACTGACGGTAAGTTTAGCCGTAAATTATTATCATTTTTAGGCCCCGGCTTGCTGATTGCAGTCGGTTATATGGATCCAGGTAATTGGATTACATCAATGCAAGGCGGCGCACAATTTGGATATATGCTATTGTTCGTCATTTTACTATCAAGTTTAGCCGCTATGTTATTACAAAGTATGGCGGTACGTTTAGGCATTGCTACCAACATGGATTTGGCACAAGCAACTAAACATTATTTAAATAAACCGTTTACCTATGTATTTTGGATTATTACTGAATTGGCAATTATTGCGACTGATATTGCAGAGGTAATTGGTAGTGCAATCGCATTATACCTACTCTTTGATATTCCATTACTTGTAGGTTCAATTATTACAGTATTAGATGTATTTTTATTACTATTTATTATGCATTTTGGTTTTAGAAAAATTGAAGCCATTGTCGGTACACTTATCTTTACTGTATTAATTATTTTCTTATTCGAGGTATATATCGCATCACCTTCTGTAACACATATGTTAAATGGTTTCGTACCACAGACAGAAATCATTACTAATAATAGTGCTTTATATATCGCTTTAGGTATCATTGGTGCGACAATTATGCCACATAATTTATATTTACATTCATCTATCGTACAGTCTCGTATGTATGATAGAAATGACGACAAAGCGAAGAAAAATGCTGTAAAATTCGCAACGCTAGACTCAAACATTCAACTTATCATTGCATTTGTTATCAATTGTCTATTATTAGTACTTGGTGCAGCATTATTCTATGGCGCTAATACGGAACAATTAGGTGGTTTCTTTGATTTATACCACGCACTTAGAACTGAGCCAGCACTAGGTGCAACTATGGGTGCAATTATGAGTACGTTATTTGCCGTAGCCTTATTAGCATCAGGTCAAAACTCAACAATCACTGGTACAATGGCTGGTCAAATTGTCATGGAAGGTTTTATTAATTTAAAAATTCCAAACTGGGCACGTAGATTAATAACACGTGGTATAGCTATTTTACCAATTATCATTTGTTTAATTGTTTTCAAAAGTAATACAGAAAAAGTAGAACAATTATTAGTATTCTCACAAGTATTTTTAAGTATCGCTTTACCATTCTCTCTAGTACCATTACAATTGGCGACGAATGATAAAAAATTAATGGGCATATTTAAAAATAAACGTTGGGTAAATATCATTAGTTGGTGCTTAATTGTAATTTTAAGTATTCTTAATGTTTACTTAATCGTTCAAACATTCCAAGAATTATAA
- a CDS encoding ABC transporter ATP-binding protein, producing MKPLLSFKSVSKGYNDEQILNEIDIDIESGFFYTLLGPSGCGKTTILKLIAGFEQPDSGDIIYQNKSMTNIAANKRKVNTVFQDYALFPHLNVFENIAFGLKLKKMSKPKIEAKVKEALKLVKLSGYENKRIDDMSGGQKQRVAIARAIVNEPEILLLDESLSALDLKLRTEMQYELREIQSRLGITFIFVTHDQEEALALSDYIFVMKDGKIQQFGTPIDIYDEPVNRFVADFIGESNIVKGTMQRDYVVNIYGQDFDCVDMGIPSGKNVEVVIRPEDISLIEAEQGLFEVTVDSMLFRGVHYEICCIDRKGYEWVIHTTKKADIGSKVGLYFDPEAIHIMVPGESEEEFDKRIESYEEQDNA from the coding sequence ATGAAGCCGTTATTATCTTTTAAATCTGTCAGTAAAGGTTATAATGATGAACAAATTTTAAATGAAATAGATATAGACATTGAATCAGGCTTTTTTTATACCTTATTAGGGCCTTCAGGTTGCGGAAAAACTACAATTCTAAAATTAATTGCAGGTTTTGAACAACCAGATAGTGGAGATATTATCTATCAAAATAAATCTATGACCAATATTGCTGCCAATAAGCGTAAAGTAAACACAGTATTTCAAGATTACGCTCTATTTCCACATTTGAATGTGTTTGAAAATATCGCATTTGGACTGAAACTCAAAAAAATGAGTAAACCAAAGATTGAAGCTAAAGTAAAAGAAGCTTTGAAATTGGTTAAATTAAGTGGATATGAAAATAAACGTATTGATGATATGAGCGGAGGACAAAAACAACGTGTCGCAATTGCACGTGCGATTGTAAATGAACCTGAAATACTATTATTAGATGAATCGTTGTCTGCTCTAGATTTAAAATTACGTACAGAAATGCAATATGAACTAAGAGAAATCCAATCTCGCTTAGGTATTACATTTATTTTTGTTACACATGATCAAGAAGAGGCATTAGCGTTAAGTGATTATATTTTTGTTATGAAAGATGGCAAAATTCAACAATTCGGAACGCCTATCGATATATATGATGAACCAGTTAATCGATTTGTTGCTGATTTTATTGGTGAATCTAATATTGTCAAAGGCACAATGCAACGTGACTATGTTGTTAATATCTATGGACAAGATTTTGATTGTGTAGATATGGGTATTCCTTCAGGTAAAAATGTTGAAGTTGTTATACGTCCGGAAGATATTTCATTAATAGAAGCCGAGCAAGGTTTGTTTGAAGTGACAGTTGATTCAATGTTATTTAGAGGCGTACATTACGAAATTTGTTGTATAGATAGAAAAGGATACGAATGGGTGATACACACGACTAAAAAAGCCGATATTGGTAGCAAAGTCGGTCTTTATTTTGATCCTGAAGCTATTCATATAATGGTGCCTGGTGAAAGTGAAGAAGAATTCGATAAACGAATCGAAAGTTATGAGGAGCAAGACAATGCGTAA
- the lpdA gene encoding dihydrolipoyl dehydrogenase: MVVGDFPIETDTIVIGAGPGGYVAAIRAAQLGQKVTIVEKGNLGGVCLNVGCIPSKALLHASHRYSEAQHSENLGVIAESVSLKFDKVQEFKESVVNKLTGGVEGLLKGNKVEIVKGEAYFVDNNSLRVMDDKSAQTYNFKNAIIATGSRPIEIPNFKFGNRVIDSTGALNLQEVPGKLVVVGGGYIGSELGTAFANFGSEVTILEGAKDILGGFEKQMTQPVKKGMKEKGVEIVTEAMAKSADESENGVTVTYEVNGEEQSIEADYVLVTVGRRPNTDELGLEELGLKFADRGLLEVDKQSRTSVDNIFAIGDIVPGLPLAHKASYEAKVAAEVIAGEASEVDYIGMPAVCFTEPELAQVGYTEDQAKEEGLQVKASKFPFAANGRALSLDDTTGFVKLLTLKEDNTLVGAQVVGTGASDIISELGLAIEAGMNAEDLALTVHAHPTLGEMSMEAAEKALGLPIHTM; encoded by the coding sequence ATGGTAGTTGGAGATTTCCCAATTGAAACTGATACTATTGTAATTGGAGCAGGACCAGGGGGTTATGTTGCAGCAATCCGCGCAGCACAATTAGGTCAAAAAGTAACAATCGTAGAAAAAGGTAACTTAGGTGGCGTATGTCTTAACGTTGGATGTATTCCTTCAAAAGCTTTATTACACGCTTCTCACCGTTACAGTGAAGCACAACATTCTGAAAACTTAGGTGTAATCGCTGAAAGCGTATCACTTAAATTTGACAAAGTTCAAGAATTCAAAGAATCAGTTGTTAACAAATTAACTGGTGGCGTTGAAGGACTATTAAAAGGTAATAAAGTTGAAATCGTAAAAGGTGAAGCTTATTTCGTTGATAATAACAGCTTACGTGTTATGGACGACAAGAGCGCTCAAACTTACAATTTCAAAAATGCTATTATTGCTACTGGTTCTAGACCAATTGAAATTCCTAATTTCAAATTTGGTAACCGCGTTATCGATTCAACTGGCGCATTAAACTTACAAGAAGTTCCTGGTAAACTTGTTGTTGTTGGTGGCGGTTATATCGGTTCTGAACTTGGTACAGCATTCGCTAACTTTGGTTCTGAAGTTACTATTTTAGAAGGTGCTAAAGACATTTTAGGCGGTTTCGAAAAACAAATGACTCAACCTGTTAAAAAAGGTATGAAAGAAAAAGGTGTCGAAATCGTTACTGAAGCAATGGCTAAATCAGCTGATGAATCAGAAAATGGTGTAACAGTAACTTACGAAGTTAATGGTGAAGAACAAAGTATCGAAGCAGACTACGTATTAGTTACTGTAGGCCGTCGTCCAAATACAGACGAATTAGGCTTAGAAGAACTTGGCTTAAAATTTGCTGATCGTGGATTATTAGAAGTAGACAAACAAAGCCGTACTTCTGTCGATAATATCTTTGCAATTGGTGATATCGTACCTGGTTTACCATTAGCTCATAAAGCAAGCTACGAAGCTAAAGTTGCAGCTGAAGTAATTGCTGGAGAAGCTTCTGAAGTAGATTACATTGGTATGCCTGCAGTATGTTTCACTGAGCCAGAATTAGCTCAAGTAGGTTATACAGAAGACCAAGCTAAAGAAGAAGGATTACAAGTTAAAGCTTCTAAATTCCCATTCGCAGCTAATGGTCGTGCGTTATCATTAGACGATACTACTGGTTTCGTAAAATTATTAACACTTAAAGAAGACAACACTTTAGTAGGTGCTCAAGTAGTAGGTACTGGTGCTTCTGACATTATTTCTGAATTAGGTTTAGCTATCGAAGCAGGAATGAATGCTGAAGACTTAGCATTAACAGTACATGCTCACCCAACATTAGGTGAAATGTCAATGGAAGCTGCTGAAAAAGCATTAGGTTTACCTATTCACACTATGTAA
- a CDS encoding UPF0223 family protein, with protein MEYHYPIDLDWTNDEMVTVVTFFNAIEAFYEQQVERDYLIEQYRKFKSIVPGKAEEKQIFKEFEKGSGYNSFKAVKYAQENPDKKNISTNQK; from the coding sequence ATGGAATATCATTATCCTATTGATTTAGATTGGACAAACGATGAAATGGTCACTGTCGTTACTTTTTTTAATGCGATTGAAGCTTTTTATGAACAACAAGTAGAAAGAGATTATCTTATCGAGCAATATCGCAAATTCAAAAGTATCGTTCCTGGTAAGGCGGAGGAAAAACAGATCTTTAAAGAATTTGAAAAAGGTAGTGGCTATAATAGTTTTAAAGCAGTAAAATATGCACAAGAAAATCCAGATAAAAAAAATATATCGACAAATCAAAAATAA
- a CDS encoding helix-turn-helix domain-containing protein, with the protein MNIGIKLKNLRKIKNLTQEELAERTDLSKGYISQIESQHASPSMETFLSILEVLGTSPSEFFKQKQEEKVLYPQESQVVYDEYDKGYILNWLVTQSNEFDMEPLMLTLKPQATYKNFNPSNSDTFIFCMEGAITLELGTKVYQAQQGDALYFKANDKHRLFNCSEHTAKAIIVATASYL; encoded by the coding sequence ATGAATATTGGAATAAAACTTAAAAATTTACGTAAGATTAAAAACTTAACACAAGAAGAATTGGCCGAACGCACCGATTTATCTAAAGGTTACATTTCTCAAATTGAAAGCCAACATGCTTCGCCAAGTATGGAAACTTTTTTATCCATTTTAGAAGTGCTAGGAACTTCTCCAAGCGAGTTTTTTAAACAAAAGCAAGAAGAAAAGGTCTTATACCCACAAGAATCACAAGTTGTTTATGACGAATATGATAAAGGTTATATTTTAAATTGGTTAGTTACGCAATCTAATGAATTCGATATGGAACCATTGATGCTGACGTTAAAACCACAAGCAACTTATAAAAATTTTAATCCGTCTAACTCTGACACTTTTATTTTTTGTATGGAAGGTGCAATAACGTTAGAACTCGGAACAAAAGTTTATCAAGCGCAACAGGGAGATGCGTTATATTTTAAAGCAAATGACAAGCATAGATTGTTTAATTGTAGTGAACATACAGCGAAAGCAATCATCGTTGCTACTGCATCATATTTATAG
- a CDS encoding ABC transporter permease, with product MKWYGKLYIGILVALLYAPIIFLMIYSFNSAGNMIHFDGFTLEHYKSLFQNDRLMSVIFNTIAVALIAASVSTVIGTMGAIALYHLRNKKMKVSLLTLNNVLMVSSDVVIGASFLIMFTAIGHITGLGLGFTTVLVSHIAFCIPIVVIIVLPRLYEMNDNMLHAARDLGANEYQVLSNIMLPQLLPGILGGFFMALTYSLDDFTVSFFVTGNGFSVLSVEVYAMARKGISMEINAISTLLFVVILIGVVGYYFVLHMIKRKQQSKRGVQ from the coding sequence ATGAAATGGTATGGCAAACTTTATATAGGAATTTTAGTTGCATTATTATATGCTCCCATCATTTTTCTAATGATTTATTCTTTTAATTCAGCTGGGAATATGATTCATTTCGATGGTTTTACGTTAGAACATTATAAATCATTATTTCAAAATGATAGATTGATGTCGGTTATTTTTAATACGATAGCAGTTGCACTAATTGCTGCTTCCGTATCAACAGTAATTGGGACAATGGGTGCAATAGCACTTTATCACTTAAGAAATAAAAAGATGAAAGTATCGCTGTTAACATTAAATAATGTGTTAATGGTGTCGTCTGATGTAGTGATAGGTGCATCATTTTTAATTATGTTTACAGCGATAGGTCATATCACAGGTTTAGGTCTAGGATTCACGACCGTGCTAGTATCTCATATTGCATTCTGTATACCCATTGTAGTTATTATTGTATTACCAAGACTTTATGAAATGAATGACAACATGCTTCATGCGGCTCGTGATTTAGGCGCTAATGAGTACCAAGTATTAAGTAATATTATGTTACCACAATTATTACCAGGCATTTTAGGCGGCTTCTTCATGGCATTAACATACTCACTAGATGATTTTACAGTTAGTTTCTTCGTAACAGGAAATGGATTTAGTGTATTATCCGTTGAAGTTTATGCTATGGCAAGAAAAGGGATAAGTATGGAAATAAATGCTATTTCGACGTTGTTATTTGTCGTTATTTTAATAGGTGTTGTTGGTTATTATTTTGTTCTACACATGATAAAACGAAAACAACAGAGTAAGCGAGGTGTACAATAA
- a CDS encoding ABC transporter permease — MRKISNFLFIPYLLWMVLFIIVPVILLVYFSFIDINGHFSFSNYKQILSMKYLSMIWDSVIYAIAITLLTLLVSYPAAYFIKASKNQNLWLLILIIPTWINLLLKTYAFIGLFSHDGIINQLLNILHLPKAHLLFTTPAFLIVATYIYIPFMILPIFNSMKDIPNNLLQAAKDLGASPFTTFRKVILPLTKQGILTGIQVTFIPALSLFMITRLIAGNKVINIGTSIEEQFLVIQNYGMGSTIALFLIVFMAFILVITNSKSSNGKG, encoded by the coding sequence ATGCGTAAAATATCTAACTTTTTATTCATTCCATATTTATTATGGATGGTGTTGTTTATCATCGTACCAGTAATATTGCTTGTGTATTTTTCTTTTATCGATATTAATGGTCATTTTAGTTTTAGTAATTATAAACAAATACTGTCTATGAAATATTTATCAATGATTTGGGACTCAGTGATTTATGCAATTGCAATCACATTATTGACGTTACTCGTTAGTTATCCAGCCGCGTATTTTATTAAAGCTTCCAAAAATCAAAATTTATGGTTACTGATACTCATTATTCCTACTTGGATAAATTTACTACTGAAGACTTATGCATTTATTGGACTTTTCAGTCATGATGGTATTATAAATCAATTGTTAAATATACTACATTTGCCTAAAGCGCATTTATTATTTACTACGCCAGCATTTCTAATTGTAGCTACTTATATTTATATACCATTTATGATTTTACCTATCTTTAATAGTATGAAAGATATTCCAAATAACTTGTTGCAAGCTGCTAAAGATTTAGGCGCAAGTCCTTTTACAACGTTTCGTAAAGTGATTTTGCCTTTAACGAAGCAAGGAATATTGACAGGTATTCAAGTAACATTTATTCCTGCACTATCTTTATTTATGATAACTAGATTAATTGCTGGTAATAAAGTTATTAATATCGGTACTTCTATTGAAGAACAATTTTTAGTTATTCAAAATTACGGTATGGGGTCAACTATCGCGTTATTCCTAATAGTCTTTATGGCCTTTATATTAGTAATTACGAATTCTAAATCATCGAACGGAAAAGGGTGA